Proteins found in one Bactrocera oleae isolate idBacOlea1 chromosome X, idBacOlea1, whole genome shotgun sequence genomic segment:
- the LOC138858039 gene encoding LOW QUALITY PROTEIN: uncharacterized protein (The sequence of the model RefSeq protein was modified relative to this genomic sequence to represent the inferred CDS: inserted 2 bases in 1 codon; substituted 1 base at 1 genomic stop codon): protein MDMMMAMSRETKITTITIIRHKIGITAAMSKRISLASYNHLAFQYDPTANYSDDENSDIGPMAIIFRYCNALKFKRETAGLCCASGKVKLDSLLTPPQPLKPLFDGSDPDSSHFLQHILEHNNCLRMTSFGANIIREGGFMPTCKIQGQIYHLHGSMVPTLDEPHQFLQIYFIASMVDHLNERCNIQGTQQLKRRIIEQLQATERLAFIRFNQAKLRSEVYIHLRDAIHSDGDVQNIGRLTILPSFYIRSPRHMHEYAQDAITYVRNYGTPELFITFTCNPRWMEIERELEPSQKQQDRHHIITRVFQQKLKMYSVEWHKRELPHAYILIWLLNKLHSNEVDDIISAEIPDPVTDPHLHDIVTTQMVHEPCGALNPLSPCMADGKCTKRYPRPLVAETVTGNDGYTVYRRRSKEDNRRTIKVKVQNQEIEIGNKFIAPYCPLLSRIFETHANVVIRPNQSNICASTSQKPSTWLCLVLRRKMRMTKSATSKWADTSVPMKHFVHLAVHLENVQRVYFTEANAAQRADRPPSTTLTSFFAMCEADPFAATLMYVEIPKYYTWNQSTKKFQRRKQGTPVPDWPQVFSTDALGRMYTVHPRNDEFFYLRLLLVNVRGPKSLAHLKTGNGHQCQTYREACQLLGLLENDSHWDLTLGDSVVSSNAYQIRTMFAIIITICFPSQPIQLWNKYEDDICEDILHRLRIQMNNPDIQITDEIYNEGLNLIEXXCLTIANKLLIEVGMISPNRSMHDAFNQELNRELQYNVDTLQEFVRNNVPLLNEQQKQVYETLMQAVDNNTCGLFFLDAPGGTGKTFVISLILATIRSRCDISIIWNCGDSSRWFGM, encoded by the exons ATCATTGGCATCATACAATCACTTGGCATTCCAATATGATCCCACTGCGAACTACAGTGATGATGAAAATTCAGATATTGGACCAATGGCGATTATATTCCGATATTGCAATGCGTTAAAGTTCAAAAGAGAAACGGCTGGATTATGCTGCGCAAGTGGAAAAGTCAAACTGGATTCATTACTTACACCACCACAGCCACTGAAACCATTGTTCGATGGAAGTGATCCCGATTCCAgccattttcttcaacacatCCTTGAACACAATAACTGCCTTCGCATGACTTCCTTTGGAGCTAATATCATTCGAGAAGGCGGCTTCATGCCGACTTGCAAG ATACAAGGACAAATATATCATTTGCATGGTTCAATGGTGCCAACACTAGATGAACCGCatcaatttctgcaaatatatttcattgcGTCGATGGTGGATCATCTAAATGAGCGGTGCAATATACAGGGGACACAACAGTTAAAGAGACGAATTATTGAACAGTTGCAAGCAACCGAACGTTTAGCGTTCATCCGATTCAATCAGGCAAAGCTACGATCTGAGGTCTATATACACTTGCGTGATGCTATTCATTCAGATGGTGATGTTCAGAATATTGGGCGTCTGACGATTCTCCCATCATTTTATATCAGAAGCCCACGACACATGCACGAATACGCTCAAGACGCTATAACGTACGTGCGAAATTATGGAACTCCGGAATTATTTATTACGTTCACATGCAATCCGAGGTGGATGGAAATTGAACGTGAGTTGGAACCGAGCCAAAAACAGCAAGATCGCCATCACATAATCACCAGAGTGTTTCAGCAAAAACTCAAG ATGTACTCGGTGGAATGGCATAAGCGTGAACTACCGCATGCTTATATCCTTATTTGGTTGCTGAACAAATTACATTCAAATGAAGTGGATGACATCATATCAGCTGAAATTCCTGATCCAGTCACTGATCCCCATCTACACGACATTGTGACGACACAGATGGTGCATGAACCGTGCGGTGCATTAAATCCATTATCACCTTGCATGGCTGATGGAAAGTGCACAAAACGATATCCGCGACCGTTAGTTGCTGAAACAGTCACAGGGAACGATGGATATACAGTTTATCGCCGGCGTTCAAAAGAAGATAATCGTCGAACTATCaaagttaaagttcaaaatcaaGAGATTGAGATCGGAAATAAATTCATTGCACCATATTGCCCGCTGCTATCACGAATTTTCGAAACACATGCAAACGTTGTCATTCGGCCAAATCaatcaaatatttgtgcaaGTACGTCACAAAAGCCATCGACATGGCTGTGTTTGGTATTGCGTCGGAAAATGCGAATGACGAAATCGGCAACTTCCAAATGGGCAGATACGTCAGTACCAATGAAGCACT TTGTACATTTagcagtgcatttggaaaatgtCCAAAGAGTTTACTTCACTGAGGCTAATGCGGCACAACGAGCTGACAGACCACCATCGACAACATTAACTAGCTTCTTTGCAATGTGTGAAGCAGATCCATTCGCAGCTACGCTGATGTACGTTGAAATACCCAAGTATTACACTTGGAATCAATCAACAAAGAAATTCCAACGTCGCAAACAAGGAACCCCAGTTCCAGATTGgccacaggtgttttccactgATGCACTAGGTCGCATGTATACTGTTCACCCTAGAaatgatgaatttttttatttgcgactGCTGTTGGTAAATGTACGTGGACCAAAATCATTGGCGCATTTGAAAACTGGGAATGGCCACCAATGCCAAACATATCGAGAAGCATGTCAACTATTGGGTTTGCTGGAGAACGATTCTCATTGGGATTTAACACTTGGGGATTCAGTTGTTTCATCAAATGCGTACCAAATACGAACGATGTTCGCAATTATCATCACCATATGTTTTCCTTCACAACCAATTCAGTTATGGAACAAATACGAAGACGACatatgtgaagatatcttgcatcGCTTGCGCATTCAAATGAATAATCCTGACATCCAAATAACCGATGAAATCTACAATGAAGGATTGAATCTGATTGA TTAATGCTTGACTATTGCAAACAAGCTACTGATTGAAGTAGGAATGATTTCGCCAAATCGATCGATGCACGATGCATTCAACCAAGAATTAAATCGAGAGCTGCAATACAATGTTGATACATTGCAGGAATTCGTTCGAAATAATGTGCCGTTGTTGAATGAACAGCAAAAACAAGTATACGAAACATTAATGCAAGCGGTGGACAATAATACTTGTGGTCTATTCTTCCTGGACGCACCTGGAGGAACAGGGAAAACATTTGTCATTTCATTGATTTTGGCCACTATTCGATCAAGATGTGACATTAGCATCATCTGGAATTGCGGCGACTCTTCCAGATGGTTCGGGATGTAG